The Pirellulales bacterium genome contains a region encoding:
- a CDS encoding lactate racemase domain-containing protein has protein sequence MADYPKLFRVRQKFEAPHVADVAADVRKELTRLSLADRVKPGQTVAITAGSRGIANIHLIVKATVDHFKSLGAKPFIVPAMGSHGGGTAAGQQHILEGYGITEEFCGCPIQASMDTVVVCQTAEGFPVHFDRFAFGADHVVVVGRVKPHTDFVGDIESGLMKMMLIGLGKHEGAKIYHRAIQNYSFGQIVRSVATQVLEKCRIVAGLAILENAYDQTAKIAAVRPEEFEPREKELLVLARQWLPRLPFRTCDILFIDEIGKNISGAGMDTNVVGRKFQMHAPGPDEYPKVKRIVVRGLSAETNGNASGIGMAEFCTVRTIRETNLEFTRINCLTSGHVGAAMMPVDFETDREILDAALPTIGLTEPPDAKVLWIRNTLDVAEVECSQVYLDEARSRDDLEITSDLREIPFDVQGNLPRTVYEFAEMAGARR, from the coding sequence ATGGCCGACTACCCCAAGTTGTTTCGTGTTCGCCAGAAATTCGAGGCGCCGCACGTCGCCGACGTCGCGGCCGATGTCCGCAAGGAACTAACTCGTCTGAGCCTGGCAGACCGGGTTAAGCCGGGACAAACCGTGGCGATTACCGCCGGCAGCCGCGGCATCGCCAATATCCACCTGATCGTGAAGGCGACCGTCGACCACTTCAAGTCGCTGGGGGCCAAACCGTTCATTGTGCCAGCGATGGGCAGTCACGGAGGCGGGACAGCCGCCGGACAGCAACACATTCTCGAAGGTTACGGTATCACCGAAGAATTCTGCGGCTGCCCGATCCAGGCCAGCATGGACACAGTCGTTGTCTGTCAGACGGCGGAGGGATTTCCGGTTCACTTCGATCGATTTGCATTCGGCGCGGACCACGTCGTGGTGGTGGGCCGTGTCAAACCGCACACGGACTTCGTCGGCGACATCGAAAGCGGCTTGATGAAAATGATGCTCATCGGCCTGGGCAAGCACGAGGGGGCAAAAATCTATCACCGCGCGATTCAGAACTACAGCTTCGGTCAGATTGTCCGTAGCGTTGCGACCCAGGTTCTCGAGAAATGCCGCATCGTCGCCGGCTTGGCCATTCTGGAGAACGCCTACGACCAGACCGCCAAGATCGCGGCGGTTCGGCCCGAGGAATTCGAACCGCGCGAGAAAGAATTGCTGGTGCTTGCCCGGCAATGGCTGCCGCGGCTGCCATTTCGCACCTGCGACATTCTGTTTATCGACGAGATTGGCAAGAATATCAGCGGCGCCGGCATGGACACCAACGTCGTGGGGCGCAAGTTCCAGATGCACGCCCCCGGCCCTGATGAATACCCGAAGGTAAAGCGAATCGTCGTGCGCGGGCTGTCAGCGGAAACCAACGGCAACGCCTCGGGCATCGGCATGGCCGAGTTCTGCACCGTGCGCACCATCCGCGAGACGAACTTGGAATTCACGCGGATCAACTGCCTGACCAGCGGCCACGTGGGTGCGGCTATGATGCCGGTCGATTTTGAGACCGATCGCGAAATCCTCGACGCCGCCTTGCCGACGATTGGACTGACCGAACCGCCAGATGCGAAAGTACTGTGGATTCGCAACACCCTGGACGTGGCCGAAGTCGAGTGCTCGCAAGTTTACTTAGACGAGGCTCGCAGCCGCGACGATTTGGAAATCACCAGCGACCTGCGTGAAATACCGTTCGACGTGCAAGGGAACTTGCCGCGTACGGTATACGAGTTCGCCGAGATGGCCGGGGCGCGGCGATAG
- a CDS encoding DegT/DnrJ/EryC1/StrS family aminotransferase, translating into MQAASPVSASSDPQTAGVPLIDMSRQFQPLAQEITEAVGRVLASGRFVLGPDCQALEKSIAAYCHVPHAIACASGSDAILLALMALGVGPGDEVILPSYTFFATAAAVARLGGKPVFVDIDAATFNIDPALVEKAQTSRTKAIMPVHLFGQCADMDALLAIAARHKLAVVEDAAQAIGAEHKHRPAGSMGDIGCFSFYPTKNLGGPGDGGMLSTTRQDLADRLRLLHQHGMQPRYHHQVIGVNSRLDTLQAAVLNVKLPHLDRWTAQRQLHARRYHELFAQQGLADILGLPVEAADRRHVWNQYVVRVPDGRRDALREHLSKQKIGTEIYYPVPLHQQQCFAYLGYTPGSLPLTEQAARETFALPIFPELTFEEQKFVVTKIGSFFGVSQQQRVPAPKFLKHAQAADELRTGRKNV; encoded by the coding sequence ATGCAAGCTGCTTCGCCCGTTTCCGCCTCGTCCGATCCCCAGACGGCAGGCGTTCCCCTGATCGATATGTCGCGCCAGTTTCAGCCGCTGGCCCAAGAAATCACCGAGGCCGTGGGACGCGTGCTGGCATCCGGCCGCTTTGTCTTGGGGCCTGATTGCCAGGCTTTGGAAAAATCGATCGCCGCCTACTGCCACGTCCCCCACGCGATCGCCTGCGCTTCGGGAAGCGACGCGATCTTGCTGGCGTTGATGGCACTCGGGGTCGGGCCCGGCGACGAGGTGATTCTGCCGAGCTATACATTCTTTGCCACAGCCGCCGCCGTGGCACGATTGGGAGGCAAGCCGGTATTCGTCGATATCGACGCCGCCACGTTCAATATCGATCCGGCGCTCGTGGAAAAGGCCCAAACTTCGCGCACCAAGGCGATCATGCCGGTTCATTTGTTCGGCCAATGCGCCGACATGGATGCGCTGCTTGCGATTGCCGCGCGGCACAAGCTAGCCGTTGTCGAGGATGCCGCGCAGGCCATTGGCGCCGAGCACAAGCACCGCCCGGCGGGCAGCATGGGAGACATCGGCTGTTTCAGCTTTTATCCGACCAAGAACCTTGGTGGCCCGGGTGACGGCGGCATGTTGTCCACGACGCGCCAGGACCTGGCCGATCGCCTGCGATTGCTGCACCAGCACGGCATGCAACCTCGCTATCACCACCAGGTGATTGGCGTCAACAGCCGGCTCGATACGTTGCAGGCCGCAGTGCTGAACGTAAAGCTGCCGCACTTGGATCGCTGGACCGCCCAGCGCCAACTGCATGCCCGCCGCTATCACGAATTGTTCGCGCAACAAGGCTTGGCAGACATTTTGGGTCTGCCCGTCGAGGCCGCCGACCGGCGCCACGTTTGGAATCAGTACGTCGTGCGGGTGCCGGACGGCCGTCGCGACGCGTTACGCGAGCACTTGTCGAAGCAGAAAATCGGCACCGAGATCTACTACCCGGTTCCGTTGCATCAGCAACAATGCTTCGCCTATTTGGGCTATACCCCTGGCAGTCTGCCCCTCACCGAGCAGGCGGCACGCGAGACGTTCGCGCTGCCGATCTTTCCCGAGCTCACGTTCGAGGAGCAGAAGTTCGTCGTCACCAAGATCGGTTCCTTCTTCGGCGTCAGTCAACAGCAACGGGTGCCGGCACCGAAGTTTCTCAAGCACGCTCAAGCGGCCGACGAATTGCGGACCGGTCGCAAGAACGTCTAA